A single region of the Stigmatopora argus isolate UIUO_Sarg chromosome 6, RoL_Sarg_1.0, whole genome shotgun sequence genome encodes:
- the LOC144075802 gene encoding zinc finger E-box-binding homeobox 2 — MTEESRGKRRKQANPRRSRVDAEQVLGSPGSEGEDEVGLWGVEPRCYRESPDKTSRTPSEATEESGSPALSDGRKFWAQVEPESEATDDGGGGGAAFATDGEGEQGSLRMHCKSSDSNVDLDDLAHYEFLTKLRNASTSGSLLDHLGRNGTTAVHRLQGGGPHEDLPPAMWSPGVQHLSPEGGADTRRRLQACPFCQRTYQHGASLRDHIKYCQERDRTHMACPFCGYTAPHRAQLEQHLALHQVQDKSAVTLNQAVETRKFKCLQCGKAFKYKHHLKEHLRIHSGEKPYECANCKKRFSHSGSYSSHLSSKKCLGIGGTSFNGHSQNSYQHSYLASPSARRERNIKGSPLAMQVQEGSKLSAGRKPEDPSQHLVQDYSFRTSELASLCSSSAELSLRASILKGTTLLPYLESGSKFEQMLQEMLHREVKKYEDIDRNGDGPDSKGSPDQGATREETPARQTGVLGVPCRWCSQVFPNVVVLLQHERYHCKMNREAVDAAEGLRDKDHHFPPLFLPRSEMGKTNDVTNGASGNESPVRKWLSVPQQFMVGLRSPHDNLDSSNQENGSASQTSELSSPHARRRLPPLGSPLGVDLSGPPTERSTPPNRSQNEPLDLSVRKQFADQRNVNGISAKREKTEERTKRPSRLSDQSLHPHPVYRAHGTSMFPGSLYNGFPFFSQSGLGFAGHDGIGHLPFNPSPISPGFLSPLAYMVEAESEATFKKLHQERQALMGEVLNRGALDYLSMMDESLEGEGGLGRKRLKKTEEGLYACDICEKTFQKSSSLLRHKYEHTGKRPYECKVCNKAFKHKHHLIEHSRLHSGEKPYQCDKCGKRFSHSGSYSQHMNHRYAYCSKDQDQDQDPDHGDLHRETSALSAEDTQTPQSFLSDASLDGAFEAPKEDEEDPEKRPQGEVVSQETPVDGGNTGGKHPDGAEPWDPRPQVKNEDLEKCELSLDITDLPQIQS, encoded by the exons TGGACGCCGAGCAAGTTCTGGGTTCACCGGGGTCCGAGGGAGAAGATGAGGTGGGCCTCTGGGGGGTGGAGCCCCGGTGCTACCGGGAGAGCCCGGATAAAACTAGCCGGACCCCCAGCGAGGCCACGGAGGAGTCCGGCAGCCCCGCCCTGTCCGACGGAAGGAAATTCTGGGCCCAGGTGGAGCCGGAGTCCGAGGCCACAGacgacggcggtggcggcggcgccgcATTTGCCACCGACGGGGAGGGGGAGCAAGGATCACTGAGGATGCACTGTAA GAGCTCCGACTCCAACGTGGACTTAGACGACTTGGCTCATTACGAGTTCCTCACCAAGCTGAGAAACGCCTCCACATCCGGCAGCCTTTTGGACCACTTGGGCCGCAACGGCACGACCGCCGTCCACCGTCTGCAGGGTGGTGGGCCGCACGAGGACCTGCCCCCTGCCATGTGGTCCCCGGGAGTCCAGCATCTATCACCTGAAGGGGGAGCAG ATACCAGGAGGAGGTTGCAGGCTTGCCCTTTTTGCCAAAGAACTTACCAACATGGAGCTTCTCTGAGGGACCACATCAAATACTGCCAGGAGAGGGATCGGACCCACATGGCGTGCCCCTTCTGCGGGTACACTGCCCCCCATAGGGCGCAATTGGAGCAACATTTGGCACTTCACCAAGTGCAGGACAAG AGCGCCGTCACCTTGAATCAGGCCGTGGAGACCAGGAAGTTCAAATGTCTGCAGTGTGGAAAGGCCTTCAAGTATAAACATCACCTGAAGGAGCATCTCCGCATTCACAGTG GAGAAAAACCCTACGAGTGTGCCAACTGCAAGAAACGCTTCTCTCACTCGGGTTCCTACAGTTCCCACCTTAGCAGCAAAAAGTGCCTTGGGATTGGAGGAACAAGCTTTAACGGACATAGCCAAAACTCCTACCAGCACTCCTATCTAGCATCTCCGTCCGCCAGGCGGGAGAGGAACATCAAGGGCTCTCCTTTAGCAATGCAAGTTCAAGAGGGTAGTAAGCTCTCCGCgggaaggaaaccggaggatCCTTCCCAACATTTAGTCCAGGATTACAGCTTCCGGACCTCAGAGCTAGCTTCCCTTTGCAGCTCCTCCGCGGAGCTTTCCCTGAGAGCCAGCATCTTGAAAGGGACCACCCTGTTGCCTTACCTGGAGTCTGGGTCCAAGTTTGAGCAAATGCTGCAGGAGATGCTCCACAGGGAGGTGAAGAAGTACGAGGACATTGACAGGAATGGAGATGGTCCCGACAGTAAGGGTTCTCCCGATCAGGGGGCTACGAGGGAAGAGACGCCGGCTCGTCAAACGGGGGTCCTCGGCGTGCCTTGCCGGTGGTGCTCACAAGTTTTCCCCAACGTGGTGGTCCTCCTGCAGCACGAACGCTACCACTGTAAGATGAACCGAGAAGCCGTGGATGCAGCCGAGGGTCTTCGCGACAAAGACCACCACTTTCCACCTTTATTCCTACCCAGGTCGGAGATGGGCAAAACAAACGATGTCACCAACGGTGCCTCTGGAAACGAATCCCCGGTACGGAAGTGGCTTTCGGTACCTCAGCAATTTATGGTCGGGCTGCGTTCGCCTCACGACAACTTGGACTCTTCTAACCAGGAGAATGGCAGTGCCAGCCAAACTTCCGAATTGTCGTCTCCTCACGCCAGAAGAAGACTCCCACCCCTGGGTTCTCCTCTCGGCGTAGACCTCAGCGGCCCTCCAACGGAACGCTCCACACCTCCGAACCGTTCTCAAAATGAACCTCTGGATCTTTCTGTGCGCAAGCAATTCGCAGACCAAAGAAACGTCAATGGCATTTCCGCCAAAAGGGAGAAGACGGAAGAGcggaccaaacggccgagtcgACTTTCTGACCAATCCTTACATCCTCACCCCGTCTATCGAGCACACGGCACTTCCATGTTCCCGGGCTCCTTATACAACGGATTCCCCTTCTTTAGCCAGTCTGGTTTGGGCTTCGCGGGGCACGACGGCATCGGACATCTCCCTTTTAACCCGTCACCCATCAGCCCGGGATTTCTCTCACCCCTGGCTTACATGGTGGAGGCGGAGTCGGAGGCGACGTTCAAGAAACTCCACCAGGAGAGACAAGCACTCATG GGCGAGGTCTTGAACCGGGGAGCCCTAGACTACCTCTCAATGATGGACGAAAGCTTGGAGGGCGAAGGAGGACTAGGACGCAAAAGGCTGAAGAAGACGGAAGAAGGTCTTTACGCTTGTGACATCTGTGAAAAAACCTTCCAGAAAAGCAGCTCTTTGCTCCGACACAAATACGAACACACAG GCAAGCGTCCTTACGAGTGCAAAGTGTGCAACAAGGCGTTCAAGCACAAACACCACCTGATCGAGCACAGCCGCCTCCACTCGGGGGAAAAACCCTACCAATGTGACAAGTGCGGCAAGCGCTTCTCGCACTCCGGCTCGTACTCGCAGCACATGAACCACCGCTACGCTTACTGCAGCAAGGACCAAGACCAGGACCAGGACCCCGACCACGGTGACCTGCACAGGGAGACCAGCGCCCTGTCCGCCGAGGACACGCAGACCCCGCAGTCCTTCCTCAGTGACGCCAGTCTGGACGGCGCATTCGAGGCTCCCAAAGAGGACGAAGAAGACCCGGAAAAAAGACCCCAAGGAGAAGTGGTAAGCCAAGAAACGCCAGTGGACGGAGGTAACACTGGGGGGAAACACCCGGACGGGGCCGAGCCCTGGGACCCCCGCCCTCAGGTTAAGAACGAAGACCTGGAAAAATGTGAACTGAGCCTGGATATAACCGATCTACCCCAGATACAAAGTTGA